Proteins found in one Sorghum bicolor cultivar BTx623 chromosome 1, Sorghum_bicolor_NCBIv3, whole genome shotgun sequence genomic segment:
- the LOC110434772 gene encoding uncharacterized protein LOC110434772: MAGKRTSTTRPRAEPFRRGRPRRAVRSTYATVEGEGSEGEQPENEQPETRQEPPPAADPAQPTAAQELQQLQTQLQNLQQERDRIAAAYAASQEAAPTIQPAVPNSAGPTLDVQPANYGGMLRGTSDLRSPLSEGLQTSPWPTTYKPITLPKFSGKADPRQFLMSFEAAVASAGGNETVMAKSFVIAAEGDALAWYSMLRPGSIYSWENLRDKILANFQVFAVESLTSTDLFQCRQSQGEALREYFQRFVQTKARAPGVPEEVAIEAAIKGLRIGPFAAHLAREKPASMHELYHEFEKYCRSDNDYRKRLEDQNSQKRQSNDRNPQKKNLSQDERRPQREAGGQMMNIEQPKNDSIVSSMERRWVTPPEIAQMQKKLRRGSRAGQLRNLRYQSLNLGK; encoded by the exons atggctggaaagagaaCAAGCACCACAAGACCTCGGGCAGAGCCCTTCAGGAGAGGAAGGCCGAGGAGGGCCGTGCGAAGCACGTACGCGACCGTGGAGGGAGAAGGTTCTGAGGGCGAGCAGCCAGAGAACGAGCAGCCGGAAACACGCCAGGAACCTCCCCCCGCCGCAGACCCGGCGCAACCCACGGCCGCgcaagagctccagcagctgcaaACGCAATTGCAGAACCTTCAGCAAGAGCGAGACCGGATCGCTGCTGCCTACGCCGCCAGCCAAGAGGCAGCG CCGACAATTCAGCCCGCTGTTCCGAACAGCGCCGGCCCAACATTAGATGTGCAACCGGCAAACTACGGTGGCATGCTGCGGGGCACGTCGGACCTTCGCTCCCCTTTGTCCGAAGGATTGCAGACCTCGCCTTGGCCAACAACCTACAAACCTATCACGCTCCCTAAATTCAGCGGAAAGGCCGATCCGCGCCagttcctgatgagtttcgagGCAGCCGTGGCCTCAGCTGGAGGGAACGAGACTGTGATGGCAAAATCCTTCGTGATCGCAGCCGAGGGAGATGCCCTGGCATGGTACTCAATGCTGAGACCCGGGTCAatctattcatgggagaaccttcgaGACAAGATTTTAGCGAATTTCCAGGTATTCGCAGTTGAATCACTGACCTCCACGGACCTGTTCCAGtgtcgccagagtcagggagagGCACTGCGGGAGTACTTCCAAAGGTTCGTACAGACTAAGGCAAGAGCACCCGGCGTGCCGGAGGAGGTTGCCATTGAAGCGGCCATCAAGGGTCTTCGCATAGGGCCCTTCGCGGCCCATTTGGCCAGAGAAAAGCCAGCATCCATGCACGAGCTGTACCACGAGTTTGAGAAGTATTGCAGGTCAGACAACGACTACCGCAAAAGGTTGGAAGACCAAAACTCTCAGAAGAGGCAGAGCAATGATAGAAACCcacagaagaagaacctcagccaggatGAACGCCGGCCACAGCGAGAGGCTGGTGGACAGATGATGAACATCGAGCAACCGAAAAATGACAG TATTGTTTCTTCCATGGAGAGGAGATGGGTCACTCCACCAGAGATTGCCCAGATGCAAAAGAAACTCAGGAGAGGATCAAGAGCAGGTCAGCTTCGCAACCTCCGATACCAGTCGCTCAACCTCGGGAAGTAA